The Sporichthyaceae bacterium region CTTGGCCAGCGCCCCGTCCAACACCCTCTGCACCGCGGGATGCAGACCGGGGATGGGCGGCGGTGTGGAGTTCAAATGCTCCATGGCCACCGACAGCGGGTTCTCCCCGATGAAAGGTCTACGCCCGGCCAGGCACTCGTAGAGCACCACGCCGAGGGCATAGACGTCCGAGGATGCCGAGGCCACCCCGCGGCCGTTGACCAGCTCCGGGGCCAGGTAGTGCGCGGTGCCCATCACCGTGCCGGTGCGGGTCAACGGCAGCGCGTCGCCCGCCCGGGCGATACCGAAGTCGGTGATCTTCACCGTCCAGGTCGGGGTGACCAGCAGGTTGGCGGGCTTCACGTCGCGGTGCACCACACCGCCCTCGTGGGCGGCGTGCAGCCCGCGGGCGGCCTGGGCGCACAGGTCCAATGCGCGGTCGCGGTCCAGCGCCCCGTCCCGCTCGATGATCTGGGACAGCGGCCGGCCGGGCACCAGCTCCATCACGATGAACGGCACCGTGGTGCGGGCCAGGGTGGCCTGCCCGAAGTCGTAGACCGCGGCGATGCCGGTGTGCACCAGAGCGGCGGTGTTGCGCGCCTCGTTACGGAAGCGCTCCAGGAACACCTGTTCGTCGGCGTACTCCGGACGCAACACCTTGACCGCCACCGGCCGGCCCAGCACCTCGTCGAAGGCGCGCCACACCTCGCCCATGCCGCCCCGGGCGATCCGCTCCACCAGGCGATAGCGGCCACCCAGCGCGGGCAGCGCGCCCTCGGGAGGTGTGGCCGTCATGGCAAAAGCTCCGGTTTGTCCGGGCCCGGGGCTACCGGGCGGTCAACAATCCAGGATCCCGCCGAGCGACCCGCCACGTTCGCGGTTCGACCGATTGCGCGCTCGGTTCGTGACGTCCTCACTGCCCCAGCACCGCCCGCATCACCGCGCGTGCAATCGGTGCGGCCAACAAGTTGCCGCCCACCTCGATCTGCCGGTCGCTGCCGCCGTTCTCCAGCACCACCGCAACGGCGATTGTCGGGTTCAACGCCGGGGCGAAGGAGACGAACCAGGCGTGTGGGTTCTTCCCGTTGCCCACCTGGGCGGTGCCGGTCTTGCCGGCCACCTGCACGCCGGAGATCTGCGCGTTGGTCGCGGTGCCGTTTTCCACCACCGAGACCATGATCTTGGTCAGCTCCGCGGCCACCTGCGGGGACATGGCCCGGCCCAACTCCTGCGGGTCGGTGCGGCTGAGCACGTCCAGGTCGCGGGCACGCAGTTCCTCGACCAGGTACGGGGCCATCAGCACGCCCTGATTGGCGATCGCCGCGGCCACCATCGCCATTTGCAGCGGGGTCGCCCGCACGTCGAACTGCCCGATCGCGGACTGCGCGGTCTGCGGAGCGTTCAGGTTGGACGGGAACACACTGCGGGCCACCGGCATCGGTACGGCGAGGCTCTCCCCGAAGCCGAATGCCTCGGCCTGGCGGCGCAGCGCGTCCTGGCCGAGGGCCATGCCGATCGCGCCGAACGTGGTGTTGCAGGACTTCTCCAGCGCGTGGGTGATCGTGGTCTTGTCGCTGCCCGGTGTGCAGGTGCCCTTGAAGTAGTTGGGCAGATCCACGCTGGTCTGCGGCAGGTTCAGCTTCTCCGGTCCGGGCACCGGCGAGGTCGGGGTGTACTGGCCCGAGGACAGCGCCGCGGCTGCGGTGACCAACTTGAAGGTGGAGCCGGGCGGGTAGGTCTGGCTCAGCGCCCGGTCCAGCAGCGGCGTCGCCTCATCGGTGGTGAGCTTGTCCCAGGCCTTGCGCACGGTGTCGCTGTCGTGCGCGGACAGGTCGTTGGGGTCATAGGACGGGGACGAGACCAACGCCAGGATCCGCCCGGTGGACGGCTCGATCGCGACCACCGCACCGCGCCGACCGTCCAGGCCCTTCCAAGCGGCCTCCTGTGCGGCGGCGTTGAGCGTCAGCGTGACGTCCCCGCCCTTGGTGCCCTCTTGAGTGAGCAGTTCGACGACCCGCTTGACGAACAACCGGTCGTCGGTGCCGGCCAGGATGCTGTTCTCGTAGCGCTCCACCCCGGTGGAGCCATAGATGTGGGAGTAATAGCCGGTGGCGAACGCGTACATCATCGCGTCGGAGTAGGTGCGCAGGTATTTCAGGACGTCGTCGGTGGCCTTGGAAATGACGATTGGCTCGTTGCCCACCAGGATCGCGCCGCGTTCCCGGTCGTACTCCTCCAACAGCACCCGACTGTTGCGTGGGTCGGTGCGGTAGTCGTTGGCCTTGATCACCTGCAGGAAGTTCAGGTTCAACAGCAGTACGACCATGAGCACGCCGCAGGCGACGGCGACGCGACGTAGCGGACGGTTCATCGCGCGCCTCCGAGCGGTAGCGAGGAGGCCATAGGCACGAGTTCGAGCGGTAGCGAGAGGGCAATCAACGCAGCACCATCGTTTCCGCTTCCTGGGTGGGCGGCAGTACCGGCGCGGGGCGGCGCGCGGTGTCGCTGATACGCAGCACGAGGGCGATCAACGCCCAGTTGGCCACCAGGGAGGAACCCCCGTAGGACAGGAACGGAGTGGTCAGACCGGTCAGCGGGATGAGTCGGGTGACGCCGCCGACCACCACGAACACCTGCAGGGTGACGATCACCGCGAGGCCCGCGGCGAGCAGCTTGCCGAAGGAGTCCCGCGCGGCCACCGCGGTGCGCAGCGTGCGGTGCACGATCACGGCGTAGATCAACAGAATCGCCATGGTCCCGGTCAGGCCGAGTTCCTCCCCTGCGGTGGCCATGATGAAGTCGGTCTTCGGGTAGGGCACCGTGCTTGGTCGGCCGTGACCCAGGCCGGTGCCCAGGATGCCGCCGGTGGCGAAGCCGAACAGCGACTGCACCAGCTGGTAGGAGCGGGAGCCGGAGTTCGCCGGGTCGAAGGCGTGCAGCCAGATGTCCACGCGCTCGTGCACGTGGCCGAACGCGTGGTAGGAGAAGTAGGCGCCGGCCATGAACAGGATCAGCCCGAAGAACAACCAGGAAACACGTTCGGTGGCGATGTAGAGCAGCACCACGAACACCCCGAAAAACAACAGCGAGGTGCCCAGGTCGTGCTCGGCGACCAGCAGCAGCAGACTGCCCCCCCAGGCCACGAGAATCGGGCCGAGGTCACGTCCGCGGGGCAGGTCGATGCCCAGGAACCGACGGCCCGCCAGCGCCAGAACGTCGCGTTTGACCACCAGGTAGCCGGCGAAGAACACGATCAGCGCGAGCTTGGCGAACTCACCGGGCTGGATGGAGAACCCGGCGAGGCGGACCCAGATACGCGCGCCGTTGACTTGGGAGTATCGCGCGGGCAGTACCGCGGGCAGGGCGAGCAGCACCAGACCGGCCGCGCCCAGGGTGTAGGTGTATCGCTGCAGCACGCGGTGGTCGCGCAGGGTCATCAGGACGCCGATGAACAACGCGATGCCGATCGCGGTCCAGACGAGTTGAACCCCGGAGTCGCCATGCGGGGTGAACGAGCCGATCTCCCGGCCCGCCTTCTTGTCGTCGAAGTCCAGCCGGTAGATCAGGGCCAGGCCCAGGCCGTTGAGCAGCACCACGCAGGGCAACAGCACCGGGTCGGCGTACCGGGCGAACTGACGCACCGCCAGGTGGGCGATGAACGCGTAGGCGCCGAGGGTCGCGGCGTAGCCGCCCAGGCCGCTGGGCCAGCGCCCGGCGACCCCGTAGCCGGCGTTGGCGTAGGCCGCCACCGAGATGCCCCAGGCGAAGACCAGCAGCACGAACTCGGTACCCCGGCGGGCCGGTAGCTCCTCGGGGGCGGCCATGGCGTTCATCCGGTCTCCCCCGAACAGCCGACTGCCGCAGGGGTTGGCTCCGGGCTGGGGGCGGTGCTGGGCTCGGAGATGTCCGTCGGGCTCGGGGAGGCGGTGGCCCGGCCGCTGCTCACCCCGGCGATCGGTTCCGTGGGCGTTGGTGACGGCGTCGCGGACGCAGCGGCCGCGGCCACGCCCGCAGCCGTCACGTTCGCCCGGTCTTGCCGGCAACTTGCCGCGGCCACCCGCAGTCGGGAGAGCACCTGGTGTGCCTCGTTCAGACTCGAGGCGAAGATCGAGTCCTGGACCTTGTCCCGGTCCAGCGTCGGCAGGTCGGACAGTGGCACTTCGGTGACTTCCACGCTGTGCGAAAGCGATTTGCCCAGCACCTGCTGGCGCAGCCCCTTGTAGATGGCGACCTGCCCGTTCTGCGCACCCACGTAGTACTGCGCCTGCGACCAGGCGTAACCCGCCCAGCCGACGGCGATCAACGCGACAACGACGCCGGCGATGAGCGCCCGCAACCACCAACCCTGCAGGCGCCGCCCGCCACTCTCGCGCAGCGCGGCCTGCGCGACGGGCAGCCCGGACAGGTCGATCTCCGAGGTGATCGGACCGCCCTGCTTGTATTTGCCGGCCGCGGCGCCCACCACCACCGGGTGGGTGGGGGACGGCTCCCCGACGTCGACCACGTCAGCCACCACGCAGGTGATGTTGTCCGGACCGCCCGCGCGCAGCGCGAGCTCGATCAGGGTGTCCGCGACGGTGGCCAGGTCATCGCCGGCCAGCGCCTCGGCGAGTTGGTCATCGGAAACCACGCCGGACAGGCCATCGCTGCAGACCAGGTAGCGGTCACCGAGCATTACCTCACGCACGGACAGGTCCGGCTCGGGGTTGCTGCGCCCGTCCAGGCAACGCAGCAGCAGCGAGCGCTGCGGGTGTACCGCGGCCTCGTCGGCGGTGATCCGTCCCTCGTCCTGCAGTTGCTGAACGAAAGTGTGGTCGTGGGTGATCTGCTGGATCTGACCGCCCCTCAGCAGATAGGCGCGCGAATCGCCGACGTGCACCAGGCCGAGCCGGCGACCGGACCACAGCACCGCGGTGAGCGTGGTGCCCATGCCGTCGAGTTGCGGGTGTTTCTCCACCATGTCGCTGATCGCCTCGTTGGCCTGATTCACCGCGCCGGCCAGGGCATCGAGCAACTCCGTGGACGGGACGTCGTCCTCCAGCGTGGCCAGCGTGGACAGCGCCACCGAACTGGCCACCTCGCCCGCCGCGTGCCCGCCCATGCCGTCGGCGACCGCGAGCAGGAACGGGCCGGCGTACCCGGAGTCCTCGTTGCCCTCGCGGATCAGCCCGACGTCGGAGCGGGCGACATAACGCAGCGCCAGAGTCATCCGGGCCCGTTACTTCCGCAGCTCAAAGGTCGTCTTGCCGATGCGGATCGCCACACCCAGCGGCACCGGGGTGGGTCCGAGCACCCGGTCCCGACCCAGGTACGTGCCGTTGGTGGAGCCCAGGTCCTCGACCAGCCACTGGCCGTTGGCCGGGTAGATGCGGGCGTGCCGGTTGGAGGCGTAGTCGTCATCGAGCACGAGCGTGGAGTCCGGGGCGCGGCCGAGGTTGACCGGTACGCCGTCGGTGAGGGTGACCGCGGTGCCGGACAGCGCCCCGGCAGTGACCACCAGTCGGGACGGGGTGCCGCGGCGTTGCTTGGGTTGCTTGGGCGGCTTCGGTTGCCGCGGCGGCGGGGCGACGGGGACCGGGCGGGCGCCGGTCGGCCGGGTGCCGAACAGGTCCGAGCGCATCACCGAGACCGTCGTGAGCACGAACAGCCACAGCACGGCAAGGAAGCCGAGCCGGATGACGGTGATGGTGAGTTCGGACACGGCGCCCCGGCCTACTCGGCGGGCTGCCGGTATACGAGCACGGTGTCGCCAATGCCGATGCACGCCCCGTCGTACAGCTCGGCCTTCCCGACCTGGGCGCCGTCCAGATGGGTGCCGTTGGTGGAGTCCAGGTCCACGATCAGGGCCGGCGGTCCGAGGTGGATCTCGGCATGCCGGCGGGACACGCCGGCATCGTCCACCCGCAGGTCGACCTGCGTGCCCCGGCCGAGGATGGTGATCGGGCGGGTCAGCGGATGTTGGTCCCCGTTCACCTCCAGGTATGGGGGCGCCGCCGGGGTCGGCGCCGGCTCCGGGCGCGGCTCGGCAATGACCTCGGTCTCCGCGCGGGCGTGCGAGGCGCGACGGGGGCGCGGGGGTTCGGCCTTTATCGGTTCCGGCGACTCCACCGCGGTCACGCTGGCCACCACGGTGCTCTTGATCCGGTGCACGCCGATGTCCAGGTCGGGCGCCTCGGTGAAGGTGACCTCGACGTCGCCGCGCAGTTGGTACTTCTGCTCCCGGGCGTGGTCGCGGACCACCTCGGCGAGTTCGATGCCGAGTGTCTCGGCGTACATGGCCAGGCGCTCGTAGTCGTGCGCGGACAGTTCCACGACGAACCGGTTGGGCACCAGCGTGGCGCCCTTTCCGACGATCGCCGCCCGGTCGTCGAGTTCCCGCTGCAGGGCGCTGGCGATCTCCACGGGCTGGACGTCGGCCTTGAAGGCCTTGGCGAAAGCGCCGCTGACCATGCCCTCGAGCCGGCGCTCGAAGCGCTGGAGAACTCCCA contains the following coding sequences:
- a CDS encoding penicillin-binding protein 2 gives rise to the protein MNRPLRRVAVACGVLMVVLLLNLNFLQVIKANDYRTDPRNSRVLLEEYDRERGAILVGNEPIVISKATDDVLKYLRTYSDAMMYAFATGYYSHIYGSTGVERYENSILAGTDDRLFVKRVVELLTQEGTKGGDVTLTLNAAAQEAAWKGLDGRRGAVVAIEPSTGRILALVSSPSYDPNDLSAHDSDTVRKAWDKLTTDEATPLLDRALSQTYPPGSTFKLVTAAAALSSGQYTPTSPVPGPEKLNLPQTSVDLPNYFKGTCTPGSDKTTITHALEKSCNTTFGAIGMALGQDALRRQAEAFGFGESLAVPMPVARSVFPSNLNAPQTAQSAIGQFDVRATPLQMAMVAAAIANQGVLMAPYLVEELRARDLDVLSRTDPQELGRAMSPQVAAELTKIMVSVVENGTATNAQISGVQVAGKTGTAQVGNGKNPHAWFVSFAPALNPTIAVAVVLENGGSDRQIEVGGNLLAAPIARAVMRAVLGQ
- a CDS encoding FHA domain-containing protein, whose protein sequence is MSELTITVIRLGFLAVLWLFVLTTVSVMRSDLFGTRPTGARPVPVAPPPRQPKPPKQPKQRRGTPSRLVVTAGALSGTAVTLTDGVPVNLGRAPDSTLVLDDDYASNRHARIYPANGQWLVEDLGSTNGTYLGRDRVLGPTPVPLGVAIRIGKTTFELRK
- a CDS encoding FtsW/RodA/SpoVE family cell cycle protein, producing MNAMAAPEELPARRGTEFVLLVFAWGISVAAYANAGYGVAGRWPSGLGGYAATLGAYAFIAHLAVRQFARYADPVLLPCVVLLNGLGLALIYRLDFDDKKAGREIGSFTPHGDSGVQLVWTAIGIALFIGVLMTLRDHRVLQRYTYTLGAAGLVLLALPAVLPARYSQVNGARIWVRLAGFSIQPGEFAKLALIVFFAGYLVVKRDVLALAGRRFLGIDLPRGRDLGPILVAWGGSLLLLVAEHDLGTSLLFFGVFVVLLYIATERVSWLFFGLILFMAGAYFSYHAFGHVHERVDIWLHAFDPANSGSRSYQLVQSLFGFATGGILGTGLGHGRPSTVPYPKTDFIMATAGEELGLTGTMAILLIYAVIVHRTLRTAVAARDSFGKLLAAGLAVIVTLQVFVVVGGVTRLIPLTGLTTPFLSYGGSSLVANWALIALVLRISDTARRPAPVLPPTQEAETMVLR
- a CDS encoding DUF3662 and FHA domain-containing protein; protein product: MGVLQRFERRLEGMVSGAFAKAFKADVQPVEIASALQRELDDRAAIVGKGATLVPNRFVVELSAHDYERLAMYAETLGIELAEVVRDHAREQKYQLRGDVEVTFTEAPDLDIGVHRIKSTVVASVTAVESPEPIKAEPPRPRRASHARAETEVIAEPRPEPAPTPAAPPYLEVNGDQHPLTRPITILGRGTQVDLRVDDAGVSRRHAEIHLGPPALIVDLDSTNGTHLDGAQVGKAELYDGACIGIGDTVLVYRQPAE
- a CDS encoding PP2C family serine/threonine-protein phosphatase, translated to MTLALRYVARSDVGLIREGNEDSGYAGPFLLAVADGMGGHAAGEVASSVALSTLATLEDDVPSTELLDALAGAVNQANEAISDMVEKHPQLDGMGTTLTAVLWSGRRLGLVHVGDSRAYLLRGGQIQQITHDHTFVQQLQDEGRITADEAAVHPQRSLLLRCLDGRSNPEPDLSVREVMLGDRYLVCSDGLSGVVSDDQLAEALAGDDLATVADTLIELALRAGGPDNITCVVADVVDVGEPSPTHPVVVGAAAGKYKQGGPITSEIDLSGLPVAQAALRESGGRRLQGWWLRALIAGVVVALIAVGWAGYAWSQAQYYVGAQNGQVAIYKGLRQQVLGKSLSHSVEVTEVPLSDLPTLDRDKVQDSIFASSLNEAHQVLSRLRVAAASCRQDRANVTAAGVAAAAASATPSPTPTEPIAGVSSGRATASPSPTDISEPSTAPSPEPTPAAVGCSGETG